In a genomic window of Salvelinus fontinalis isolate EN_2023a chromosome 7, ASM2944872v1, whole genome shotgun sequence:
- the LOC129859565 gene encoding formimidoyltransferase-cyclodeaminase-like: MAKLVECVPNFSEGRNKKVIDAIAEAISSTEGCSLLDVDPGSSTNRTVYTFVGSPQAVVEGALNAARTAFPLIDMTKHSGEHPRMGAMDVCPFIPVQNVTMEDCVNCANIFAQHLTDVLHVPVYLYGEAARKENRRSLPSVRAGEYEALSEKLKRTEWAPDYGPATFVPSWGATVAGARKFLVAYNINLLSTKEQAHRIALDIREQGRSKDQPGRLKKVQGMGWYLEEANIAQVSTNILDFELTPVHAVYEEVCSAAKDLNLPVVGSQIVGIMPLRAVLDCADFYIQRDRLFIVEEEHKVRLVISKLGLDSLGPFVAKEKIIEYMVERTEEDKRLVSLSLQQFVRSVGARTAAPGGGSVSAAVAAMGAALGAMVGQMTYGKRQFDSLDSIMRRLIPPFHQAMNELLVMVDADSKAFSRYMAALKMPRNTSDEVKRREDAMQEGLKQAVAVPLSLAERVNLLWPCLKEMVLYGNVACKSDLQVAAKALETAVFGAYYNVAINLKGIADESFKMSIQQRASALLTEARESANAVLDAAERKE, encoded by the exons ATGGCTAAGCTGGTGGAGTGTGTGCCCAACTTCTCCGAGGGCCGGAACAAAAAG GTGATTGATGCCATAGCAGAGGCCATATCCAGCACGGAGGGATGCAGTCTGCTCGACGTGGACCCTGGATCCTCCACCAACCGTACAGTCTACACCTTCGTAGGCTCGCCACAGGCTGTGGTGGAGGGTGCACTGAACGCTGCACGCACTGCCTTCCCACTCATTGATATGACCAAACACTCAg GGGAGCATCCACGGATGGGCGCCATGGACGTGTGTCCCTTCATCCCTGTCCAGAATGTCACTATGGAGGACTGTGTCAACTGTGCCAACATTTTTGCCCAGCACTTAACAGATGTGCTGCATGTACCTG TGTATCTTTATGGAGAAGCAGCGAGGAAGGAGAACAGGAGATCTCTTCCCTCTGTCCGGGCAGGGGAGTATGAGGCCTTGTCTGAGAAA TTGAAGAGGACAGAGTGGGCTCCTGACTATGGCCCTGCCACCTTCGTGCCCTCCTGGGGAGCTACAGTAGCAGGCGCTCGCAAATTCCTGGTTGCCTACAACATAAACCTCCTCAGCACCAAGGAACAAGCCCATCGGATCGCACTAGATATCCGGGAACAGGGCAGAAGCAAAGACCAG CCGGGTCGGCTGAAGAAGGTGCAGGGAATGGGCTGGTACCTGGAAGAGGCGAACATAGCCCAGGTGTCCACCAACATCCTGGACTTTGAGCTGACGCCCGTCCACGCTGTTTACGAAGAGGTCTGCAGTGCTGCCAAg GACCTGAACCTGCCAGTGGTGGGCTCTCAGATTGTAGGCATCATGCCTCTGAGAGCCGTGCTGGACTGTGCTGACTTCTACATCCAGAGAGACAGGCTCTTCATtgtggaggaggagcacaaggtcCGTCTGGTCATCAGTAAACTTGGGCTTGATTCACTTGGGCCTTTCGTCGCCAAAGAGAAAATCATAGA GTACATGGTGGAGAGGACTGAGGAGGACAAGCgtctggtgtctctgtctctgcagcAGTTTGTCCGCAGCGTGGGGGCCAGAACCGCTGCTCCAGGAGGAGGGTCAGTCTCTGCTGCCGTCGCTGCAATG GGGGCTGCTCTGGGAGCCATGGTGGGTCAGATGACCTACGGGAAGAGGCAGTTTGACAGCCTGGACAGCATCATGAGGAGACTCATCCCTCCCTTCCATCAGGCAATGAATGAACTGCTGGTCATGGTGGACGCAGACTCCAAGGCATTCAGTCGCTACATG GCTGCATTGAAGATGCCAAGAAACACATCAGATGAAGTCAAAAG GAGGGAAGATGCCATGCAGGAGGGTCTGAAGCAAGCCGTGGCGGTCCCACTGTCTCTGGCGGAACGAGTCAACCTGCTGTGGCCTTGTCTAAAGGAAATGGTGCTCTACGGAAACGTGGCCTGCAAGTCTGACCTCCAG GTAGCAGCTAAAGCCCTGGAAACGGCAGTGTTTGGAGCCTACTACAATGTTGCGATCAACCTCAAGGGTATCGCAGATGAGTCCTTCAAAATGTCT ATTCAACAGAGAGCATCAGCTCTGCTTACTGAGGCCAGGGAGAGTGCTAATGCAGTCCTGGATGCTGCAGAGAGAAAAGAGTGA